A section of the Veillonella criceti genome encodes:
- a CDS encoding GerW family sporulation protein, with amino-acid sequence MENKCTFIKDNLEPIFEKFKDMIKVETVVGEAIQIGDATLVPFVDVTMGFGSGGAGKADCGGAGGGAKLEPTAILVIKGERVELFNIKGSAKYSGFDRLIGMVPEVISKLKKDKYIYINENDAK; translated from the coding sequence ATGGAAAATAAATGCACGTTTATTAAGGATAATTTAGAACCTATTTTTGAAAAATTTAAAGATATGATTAAAGTGGAAACAGTTGTTGGTGAAGCCATTCAGATTGGCGATGCAACACTCGTTCCTTTTGTAGATGTTACTATGGGTTTTGGTAGCGGTGGCGCTGGTAAAGCTGATTGTGGTGGCGCTGGCGGTGGTGCTAAATTAGAACCAACGGCGATTCTTGTTATTAAGGGCGAACGTGTTGAATTATTTAACATTAAAGGTTCTGCTAAGTATAGTGGCTTTGATCGTCTTATTGGTATGGTTCCTGAAGTTATCTCCAAGTTAAAGAAAGATAAATATATTTACATCAATGAAAATGATGCGAAATAA
- a CDS encoding OmpH family outer membrane protein yields the protein MNFKKNLAALAVIGTIGLGAASAANVGVVNMSQVMQSYPGYGAIQMQAQKVQQEYAPKLQKLETEINGIKDEKAKQEAIDKKYAPVAQKFNEEMNKIFAPVDSKIQEKLDQVRAQKNLPFIVANPTVIVSIEPNSTAENVTDDVIALLK from the coding sequence ATGAATTTTAAAAAGAATCTTGCTGCTTTAGCAGTTATTGGAACAATTGGTTTAGGTGCAGCTAGCGCTGCTAACGTTGGTGTAGTTAACATGAGTCAGGTTATGCAATCCTATCCTGGTTATGGTGCTATCCAAATGCAAGCTCAGAAAGTTCAACAGGAATATGCGCCTAAACTTCAGAAATTAGAAACTGAAATTAATGGCATTAAAGATGAAAAAGCTAAACAGGAAGCTATTGATAAAAAATATGCACCAGTAGCTCAAAAATTCAACGAAGAAATGAATAAAATCTTCGCTCCTGTAGATAGCAAAATCCAAGAAAAATTGGATCAAGTACGTGCTCAGAAAAACTTACCGTTCATCGTAGCTAACCCTACTGTAATCGTAAGCATTGAGCCAAACTCTACTGCTGAAAACGTTACTGATGATGTAATTGCATTGTTAAAATAA
- a CDS encoding cupin domain-containing protein, with protein sequence MIGTEKKELGLLFQGPNFIVVKKGGKAGEKVENHNHPEANVVFTVVKGKVDVQLNQEEHHILTPGTVLQFNGDNFIQATLVDDSEFVVTLINKPE encoded by the coding sequence ATGATAGGTACTGAAAAAAAAGAGCTTGGTCTATTATTCCAAGGTCCTAACTTTATCGTTGTCAAAAAAGGTGGCAAAGCTGGGGAAAAAGTAGAAAACCATAACCACCCTGAAGCAAATGTTGTATTTACAGTCGTAAAAGGCAAAGTCGATGTACAGCTTAACCAAGAAGAGCACCATATCTTAACACCAGGGACTGTACTTCAATTTAATGGTGATAATTTTATTCAAGCTACCTTAGTGGACGATAGCGAATTTGTTGTTACCTTAATTAATAAACCAGAATAA
- a CDS encoding DUF1858 domain-containing protein: MAQVAGNLQRIRNGQRRYAITPRIPGGFVQPAMLQKFIDVANTFKATLKITGGQRIMITNLKQEDVDKAWDMLGMAPAYTTSNRVRSVKICPGTTFCKRAKQDSVSLGMKLDKLYVSQEMPSKMKMGVSGCPNSCSESITKDIGVIGTANGWQVYAGGSAGAHPRFGDLIAEVATEKEVLALVDRMITFYKENAHIERIGAFIDRIGLDAFKEAVLGDIETVAEPSATPVNISATAANPNANEPLVNLPGLGANGTQGLNLGDPITENSIIREIIEVYPNTIPALQEIGMGCLGCPSATSEPLSQAAAIHGFDVNELVTRLEKIRKGA, encoded by the coding sequence ATGGCTCAAGTAGCAGGTAACTTACAACGCATTCGTAACGGACAACGCCGTTACGCTATTACACCCCGCATTCCTGGTGGTTTCGTACAACCAGCAATGCTTCAAAAATTTATTGATGTAGCCAATACATTCAAAGCAACACTTAAAATCACGGGCGGTCAACGCATCATGATTACCAATTTAAAACAAGAAGATGTAGACAAAGCTTGGGATATGTTAGGTATGGCGCCGGCTTACACTACATCCAACCGTGTGCGCAGCGTAAAAATTTGCCCTGGCACCACCTTCTGTAAACGTGCAAAGCAAGATAGCGTAAGCCTTGGCATGAAACTCGATAAATTGTATGTATCGCAAGAAATGCCTTCTAAAATGAAAATGGGCGTATCAGGTTGCCCTAATTCTTGTTCTGAATCAATTACTAAAGATATCGGGGTCATCGGTACAGCCAATGGCTGGCAAGTATACGCTGGTGGCAGTGCTGGCGCTCATCCTCGCTTTGGTGATTTAATTGCTGAAGTAGCTACAGAAAAAGAAGTACTCGCCTTAGTCGATCGCATGATTACTTTCTATAAAGAAAATGCTCATATTGAACGCATTGGTGCCTTCATTGACCGCATTGGTCTTGATGCTTTTAAAGAAGCCGTATTAGGTGATATTGAAACGGTGGCTGAACCTAGCGCAACACCAGTGAATATTAGCGCTACTGCCGCTAATCCAAATGCTAACGAACCACTTGTAAATCTACCTGGCCTAGGGGCTAATGGCACACAAGGCTTAAATCTAGGTGACCCTATTACTGAAAATTCAATCATTCGTGAAATTATTGAAGTCTATCCAAATACCATTCCTGCCCTACAAGAAATTGGTATGGGCTGTCTTGGCTGTCCATCAGCTACCTCCGAACCATTATCGCAAGCTGCCGCTATCCATGGTTTTGATGTAAATGAATTAGTAACTCGTTTAGAAAAAATTCGCAAAGGAGCATAA
- the sfsA gene encoding DNA/RNA nuclease SfsA, translating to MKQLYEKVLTGRFVTRPNRFVVHLAMDHLDGEVVAAHLPNPGRMWELLYPNVKFYVVHHPKAGAKTQYRVIGIERDGVPIMLDTNYSNDVAEYLISTKQIPGWEQWGVVRREYTVGQSRFDLLLTNDKGASFLLEVKSCTLFSRHGAMFPDAITERGRKHLLHLQHLQSEGYHTGVLFLVQWEYAQWFLPDYHTDLAFAQTFAEVAGDLDWKAIALRWTAEFTMPTVIRECYYEKALVEQEGQDRGDYLVVLQLPETRELDIGSKGPMHFEAGYYTYVGSAKANLSKRLERHKRKRKKLHWHLDYFRSHCDIIATVPIRSSADLECELAKAMKQLDTWEVKGFGCSDCDCTSHLFGTSYNPIHNKDFMDMVEDFRMNRLDARFEIREGFIEP from the coding sequence ATGAAGCAATTATATGAAAAAGTTCTTACAGGGCGTTTTGTGACAAGACCTAATCGGTTTGTAGTCCATTTGGCCATGGATCACTTAGACGGTGAGGTCGTGGCGGCTCATCTACCAAATCCTGGGCGTATGTGGGAACTTTTATATCCTAATGTAAAATTTTATGTAGTTCATCACCCAAAGGCTGGTGCTAAAACACAGTATCGAGTGATTGGCATTGAGCGTGATGGCGTTCCTATTATGTTAGATACAAATTACAGTAATGATGTGGCGGAGTATCTAATTAGTACGAAACAGATCCCTGGTTGGGAACAGTGGGGCGTCGTGCGCCGTGAATATACGGTCGGGCAAAGTCGCTTTGATCTCCTTTTAACTAACGATAAGGGAGCCTCTTTTTTACTTGAAGTTAAATCTTGTACGCTTTTTAGTCGTCATGGCGCTATGTTTCCTGATGCCATTACGGAACGAGGGCGGAAACATTTATTACATTTGCAACACTTGCAATCGGAAGGCTATCATACGGGGGTGTTATTTCTTGTACAATGGGAATATGCTCAGTGGTTTTTGCCTGATTATCATACGGATTTAGCCTTTGCTCAGACATTTGCTGAAGTGGCTGGCGATTTGGACTGGAAGGCGATAGCCCTTCGTTGGACTGCTGAGTTTACAATGCCGACAGTGATTCGTGAGTGCTATTATGAGAAGGCTTTGGTAGAGCAGGAAGGTCAGGATCGAGGCGATTACTTAGTTGTGCTACAATTGCCTGAAACGAGGGAGTTAGATATTGGCAGTAAAGGGCCTATGCATTTTGAAGCGGGATATTACACCTATGTAGGTTCGGCGAAAGCAAATTTATCAAAACGATTAGAACGGCATAAACGAAAACGTAAAAAATTACATTGGCATTTAGATTATTTCCGTTCTCATTGTGACATCATTGCTACGGTGCCAATTCGTAGTAGTGCTGATTTAGAATGTGAGTTAGCAAAGGCTATGAAACAGCTTGATACTTGGGAAGTAAAGGGCTTTGGTTGCAGTGATTGTGACTGTACGAGCCACCTCTTTGGTACAAGCTATAATCCGATTCATAATAAAGACTTTATGGATATGGTAGAAGATTTTCGTATGAATCGACTTGATGCACGGTTTGAAATTCGTGAAGGTTTCATTGAACCATGA
- the gyrA gene encoding DNA gyrase subunit A yields the protein MEETTWSHGKIEPIQIDKEMKSSYIDYAMSVIVMRALPDVRDGLKPVHRRILYAMHETGMAPNKPYKKSARIVGDVLGKYHPHGDSSVYDATVRLAQDFNTRYLLVDGHGNFGSIDGDSAAAMRYTEVRMARITTEMLADIDKDTVDFMPNYDESLQEPTVLPAKIPNLLINGSAGIAVGMATNIPPHNLNEVADGLIMLIDNPDADVADLMTAIKGPDFPTGALILGREGIKKAYTTGRGSIKMRARATIEEMNKGKHRIVVTEIPYQVNKARVIENIAELSRDKVIDGITALRDESDRRGLRIVVELRADVQPDIVLNKLYKHTQLQDTFGVIMLALVDGHPKVLTLKEVLTHYLNHRLGVIVRRTQFELAKAEARAHILEGLLIALDHIDEVIATIRASETDDIAKKALIEKFGLSEKQAVAILDMRLRRLTGLEREKIEDEYKQLEILIADLKAILASEDRQRGIIKDELTEMKQKYGDERRSEITIDTSELDVEDLIADEEMVITLTRQGYIKRMNANVYRNQHKGGVGVVGMKTKEDDYVVQISHVRTHNTLLFFTTAGRAYRLKGYEVPEASSRNSRGTAIINVLPLNVGEAVTTMIDMETVNHDLNLFLVTKQGVVKRTSIEEYRNIRRSGLNAISLGEEDRLIAVCLTTGGQDILLGTRKGMAIRFNEEDARLMKRSAQGVRGIKLNAGDEVVGAGVITESGEACQVFTISEEGFGKRNSEDAYSLQKRGGKGTKNFRITDKTGDVVAVEIVTDNDEVMLISEQGKIIRFDMKDIAIKKGKAISGVKTQSLDAGDKVASVAIIAKEELENEENSLF from the coding sequence GTGGAGGAAACGACCTGGAGTCATGGGAAAATTGAGCCTATCCAGATTGATAAAGAAATGAAGAGCTCCTATATCGATTATGCTATGAGTGTAATCGTTATGCGTGCCTTGCCGGATGTTCGTGATGGTCTTAAACCAGTGCATCGTCGCATTTTGTATGCTATGCATGAAACAGGCATGGCCCCAAATAAGCCCTATAAGAAATCGGCCCGTATCGTCGGGGACGTACTAGGTAAATATCATCCTCATGGGGATAGTTCAGTATATGATGCAACTGTGCGCTTAGCACAAGATTTTAATACGCGCTACCTCTTGGTAGATGGTCATGGTAACTTTGGTTCTATTGATGGTGACTCAGCAGCAGCTATGCGTTACACTGAAGTTCGTATGGCTCGTATTACCACAGAAATGTTGGCAGATATTGACAAAGATACCGTTGATTTCATGCCAAACTATGATGAGTCCTTACAAGAACCGACGGTGTTACCAGCAAAGATTCCTAATTTATTGATTAATGGTTCCGCTGGTATTGCCGTAGGGATGGCTACGAATATTCCACCGCATAACTTAAATGAAGTAGCAGATGGCTTAATTATGCTTATTGATAATCCGGATGCTGATGTAGCGGATTTAATGACGGCGATTAAAGGGCCTGATTTCCCAACGGGGGCTTTGATTCTTGGTCGTGAAGGCATTAAAAAGGCCTATACGACAGGTCGTGGTAGCATTAAGATGCGTGCCCGTGCTACCATTGAAGAAATGAATAAAGGGAAGCACCGTATCGTTGTCACAGAGATTCCATATCAGGTTAACAAAGCGCGGGTTATTGAAAATATTGCGGAATTAAGCCGTGATAAAGTCATTGATGGCATTACAGCGCTTCGCGATGAAAGTGACCGTCGTGGGTTACGCATTGTAGTAGAACTACGTGCTGATGTACAACCAGATATCGTGCTTAATAAATTATATAAACATACGCAATTGCAAGATACCTTTGGCGTTATTATGTTAGCTTTGGTAGATGGTCATCCAAAAGTGTTGACACTCAAAGAAGTGTTGACTCATTATTTGAATCATCGGTTAGGTGTTATTGTACGCCGTACGCAATTCGAATTAGCTAAAGCTGAAGCCCGTGCTCATATTTTAGAAGGGTTACTCATTGCTCTTGACCATATTGATGAAGTTATCGCCACAATTCGTGCTTCTGAAACAGATGATATTGCGAAAAAGGCGTTAATTGAAAAATTTGGTTTATCTGAAAAACAAGCTGTTGCTATTTTGGATATGCGTTTACGCCGTTTAACTGGCTTAGAACGTGAAAAAATCGAAGACGAATATAAACAACTTGAAATTCTTATTGCTGACTTGAAAGCGATTTTAGCGAGTGAAGACCGTCAACGTGGCATCATCAAAGATGAATTGACGGAAATGAAGCAAAAATACGGTGATGAACGTCGCAGTGAAATTACGATTGATACGTCAGAACTTGATGTAGAAGATTTAATTGCTGACGAAGAAATGGTAATTACCTTAACGCGCCAAGGTTACATTAAACGCATGAATGCTAATGTATATCGCAACCAGCATAAAGGTGGCGTTGGTGTAGTTGGTATGAAGACTAAAGAAGATGATTATGTCGTACAGATTTCTCATGTACGGACTCATAATACGCTTTTATTCTTCACAACAGCTGGTCGGGCCTATCGCTTGAAAGGCTATGAAGTGCCAGAAGCATCGAGTCGTAATTCACGAGGTACTGCCATTATTAATGTGTTACCACTTAATGTAGGGGAAGCGGTGACGACGATGATTGATATGGAAACGGTAAATCATGACTTGAATCTGTTCTTAGTGACGAAACAAGGCGTGGTGAAACGTACGTCCATTGAAGAATATCGCAATATTCGTCGTAGTGGCCTCAATGCGATTTCCTTAGGTGAAGAAGATCGTTTAATTGCCGTTTGCTTAACGACCGGTGGTCAAGACATTCTCTTAGGAACTCGCAAAGGTATGGCGATTCGTTTCAATGAAGAAGATGCACGTCTTATGAAACGTTCGGCACAAGGTGTTCGTGGTATTAAGCTCAACGCTGGTGACGAAGTAGTCGGTGCTGGTGTTATTACGGAGTCTGGTGAAGCTTGTCAAGTATTTACTATCAGTGAAGAAGGGTTTGGTAAACGCAATAGTGAAGATGCCTATAGCCTTCAAAAACGTGGTGGTAAAGGAACGAAAAACTTCCGTATTACCGATAAGACAGGTGATGTAGTTGCCGTTGAAATTGTAACGGATAATGATGAAGTAATGTTAATTTCAGAACAAGGCAAGATTATTCGCTTTGATATGAAAGACATTGCGATTAAGAAAGGCAAAGCGATTTCTGGTGTGAAGACACAAAGTCTTGATGCTGGTGATAAAGTCGCCTCGGTTGCGATTATCGCTAAGGAAGAACTAGAAAACGAAGAAAATAGTTTATTCTAA
- a CDS encoding LysE family transporter: MSTYVIGNFILYCMINAFTPGPGNILALNTTNVYGWLKGKPLFFGIFAGYFIVQIICGLFVFFLGSHFPNLLTIIKYIGILYILWLAFMIATSKPQTTTDTQSASFLKGFLLQFVNVKIYIFGITALTGYIVPVTTELFWLIAANIFIASMGCIATGSWIAAGLALQRIYTRHFRLINILLALTLLECVYSML; encoded by the coding sequence ATGTCAACATATGTGATTGGTAATTTTATCTTATATTGTATGATTAATGCGTTTACACCTGGCCCAGGTAATATTTTAGCCCTTAATACGACCAATGTATATGGCTGGTTAAAAGGCAAGCCCCTATTTTTTGGAATCTTTGCAGGGTATTTCATTGTCCAAATTATTTGTGGTCTCTTCGTCTTCTTTTTGGGTAGCCACTTTCCAAACCTACTAACCATCATAAAATATATAGGCATTCTCTATATTTTATGGCTCGCTTTTATGATTGCCACGAGCAAGCCACAAACAACGACAGACACGCAATCTGCCTCATTTTTAAAAGGATTTCTACTACAATTTGTCAATGTAAAAATCTATATCTTCGGTATTACAGCCCTTACAGGCTATATAGTACCTGTCACAACCGAATTATTTTGGCTTATAGCAGCTAATATCTTCATTGCGTCCATGGGTTGTATTGCTACAGGTTCTTGGATTGCTGCCGGATTAGCATTGCAGCGAATTTATACTCGTCATTTTCGCTTAATTAATATACTGCTTGCATTAACCTTACTCGAATGTGTATATAGTATGTTATAA
- a CDS encoding LysR family transcriptional regulator, whose protein sequence is MTLQQLKYILMIAETASITEAARRLYISQPSLSNALHEIEKTLQETLFIRQHSGVVLTQFGQQFIGYARSVCQQMDLLEDKFINNQPEKIRFSVSTQHYTFTANAFVDMVKQFGDDRFEFILNETRTYQILEDVKNRFSDLGILYLSANNETVLRKEITQRQLTFTPLFTTKPHVFLRRHHPLAHKEFVTLEDLKPYARLNFLQGAYESEYYAEEILSTLPNDKIVRVSDRASVVNLLIGLDGYTISSGIMPSYLQGDALIAIPLAVEETMTIGYIQLANQKLSPLATYYVEALKQYETL, encoded by the coding sequence ATGACATTACAACAATTAAAATATATTCTTATGATTGCAGAAACAGCCTCAATTACAGAAGCAGCTCGGCGTTTATATATCTCGCAACCGAGTCTATCAAATGCACTGCACGAAATTGAAAAAACACTCCAAGAAACTTTATTCATCCGGCAACATAGTGGTGTTGTCCTTACCCAATTTGGTCAACAATTTATTGGCTATGCCCGCTCTGTCTGTCAACAAATGGACTTACTAGAAGATAAATTTATTAATAATCAACCTGAAAAAATTCGCTTCTCTGTATCTACACAACATTATACCTTTACGGCCAATGCCTTTGTAGATATGGTTAAACAATTTGGTGATGATCGTTTTGAATTTATTTTAAATGAAACGAGAACCTATCAAATATTAGAAGATGTAAAAAATCGCTTCAGTGACTTAGGCATTCTATATTTGAGTGCTAATAATGAGACGGTACTTCGTAAAGAGATTACGCAACGCCAACTAACCTTTACCCCTTTATTCACTACTAAACCTCATGTGTTTTTACGACGCCATCATCCACTCGCCCATAAAGAATTCGTAACCCTAGAAGATCTAAAACCCTATGCGCGCCTTAATTTTCTCCAAGGAGCCTATGAATCAGAATATTATGCTGAAGAAATTCTCAGTACCTTACCAAACGATAAAATTGTTCGCGTTAGTGATCGTGCCTCTGTAGTCAATTTATTAATAGGCCTAGATGGCTATACAATTTCCAGTGGTATTATGCCTAGTTATTTACAAGGTGATGCCCTAATAGCCATTCCGTTAGCTGTTGAAGAAACCATGACAATTGGCTATATTCAATTAGCCAATCAAAAACTATCACCCCTAGCGACTTACTATGTAGAAGCCTTAAAACAATACGAAACATTATAA
- a CDS encoding DUF2156 domain-containing protein, producing MLEFKRFELKDKPVIDDYFAEHHYEASDCCFTTLFMWQDAYGIQWAEEDGVLFIKGGGKREPFMLPPFAGKDAKFVDGLEMAKEWFKVNNLPFRLKGVNPIMMERMNTLCPDCYEFTPDRDNFEYIYKTQDLISLSGKKLRQKKNHLNQFRMQYTNYEYMPLTDDIFADCIATAESWVETHHEEGIEDELEAIKLLFQHWDELGLVGGAIKLFGRIEAFTIGQMLNDRMALIHIEKANPTIRGLYQAINNEFIRHEFAETEFVNREEDMGLPGLRKAKESYNPDHFAEKYDAVYADQCPVEA from the coding sequence ATTTTAGAATTTAAACGTTTTGAATTAAAAGATAAACCAGTAATTGATGATTATTTTGCAGAACATCATTATGAAGCTTCGGATTGTTGCTTCACAACTTTATTTATGTGGCAGGATGCTTATGGCATTCAGTGGGCAGAGGAAGATGGCGTACTCTTTATTAAAGGGGGCGGCAAGCGTGAACCATTTATGCTACCACCTTTTGCCGGTAAAGATGCTAAATTTGTAGATGGCCTTGAAATGGCTAAAGAGTGGTTTAAGGTTAATAATTTGCCATTCCGTTTAAAAGGGGTTAATCCTATTATGATGGAACGGATGAATACCTTATGCCCTGATTGTTATGAATTTACACCGGACAGAGATAATTTTGAATATATTTATAAGACTCAGGATTTGATTTCCTTGTCTGGTAAAAAGTTACGTCAGAAGAAAAATCATTTGAATCAGTTCCGCATGCAATATACCAATTATGAATATATGCCGTTGACGGATGATATTTTTGCTGATTGTATTGCTACGGCAGAGTCTTGGGTGGAAACTCATCATGAAGAAGGCATTGAAGACGAATTAGAAGCTATTAAACTGTTATTCCAGCATTGGGATGAATTAGGTCTTGTAGGTGGTGCGATTAAATTGTTTGGTCGTATTGAAGCCTTTACCATTGGGCAGATGCTCAATGACCGTATGGCTTTAATTCATATTGAAAAGGCAAACCCTACGATTCGTGGGCTTTATCAGGCCATTAATAATGAATTTATTCGTCATGAATTTGCAGAAACAGAATTTGTAAATCGTGAAGAAGATATGGGCTTACCAGGTCTTCGCAAAGCGAAAGAATCGTATAATCCAGATCATTTTGCAGAAAAATATGATGCAGTGTATGCTGACCAATGTCCCGTTGAGGCATAA